A genomic region of Roseateles amylovorans contains the following coding sequences:
- a CDS encoding methyl-accepting chemotaxis protein has translation MNGLLKLRIGGRLAAAFGLMVLLMLLMAAVSHSGLTRIDDRLGNILDDRYVKVRSISRIFDELNQQARNTRNALLVDTGPERQKQLATITTSRQKAATLYDELVPTIRDPDAQKLLAQALEARKAYGESLDTFTRLINGEDMDGAKAHLLNRLRPHQLAYTDALQKLVEQQEKLMTTSGEEAAAAVDRTTKLLLAAVVIGAVAGIAFGVLATRSVTHPLREVLQSMEAVASGDLSQDVVADRTDELGDLQRSLQRMVHSLRGLVTNVRTGVDSVTTASTQIAAGNLDLSSRTEEQASSLEETASSMEEITGTVRQTADSARMATSLAADAAETARRGGEVVGRVVGTMGAITESSRRIGDIIGTIDGIAFQTNILALNAAVEAARAGENGRGFAVVASEVRSLAQRSATAAREIKALIAASAASVESGGQEVSAAGDTMREIVVQIGRVNELVTEISGASVEQSRGIEQINQAIAQMDQVTQQNAALVEESAAAAGSLENQAKLLATAVASFKV, from the coding sequence ATGAACGGTTTGCTGAAACTCCGCATCGGCGGGCGACTGGCCGCGGCGTTTGGCTTGATGGTGTTGCTGATGCTGCTGATGGCGGCCGTCTCGCACAGCGGTCTGACCCGCATCGACGACCGGCTGGGCAACATTCTGGATGACCGCTATGTCAAGGTTCGATCCATCAGCCGAATCTTCGACGAGCTGAATCAACAGGCTCGCAATACACGCAACGCGCTGCTGGTCGACACCGGTCCCGAGCGACAGAAGCAATTGGCGACCATCACCACGTCACGCCAGAAGGCCGCCACGCTCTACGACGAGCTTGTTCCCACGATTCGAGATCCCGATGCGCAGAAGCTTCTGGCGCAAGCACTCGAAGCCCGCAAGGCGTATGGCGAAAGCCTGGACACGTTCACGCGGCTGATCAACGGCGAGGACATGGACGGCGCGAAGGCACACCTGCTGAATCGGCTGCGCCCCCACCAACTGGCCTACACAGACGCGCTGCAGAAATTGGTCGAGCAGCAGGAGAAGTTGATGACGACCTCCGGCGAGGAGGCTGCCGCGGCAGTGGATCGCACGACGAAGCTGCTGCTTGCTGCGGTCGTCATCGGGGCCGTGGCGGGCATCGCCTTCGGCGTGCTCGCCACGCGTTCCGTGACCCATCCGCTCCGCGAAGTACTTCAATCCATGGAGGCCGTGGCCTCCGGCGACCTGAGCCAGGACGTGGTGGCCGACCGCACCGATGAACTCGGCGATCTGCAGCGCAGCCTGCAACGCATGGTGCACAGCCTGCGCGGGTTGGTGACGAATGTGCGGACCGGGGTGGACTCGGTGACCACCGCCTCCACCCAGATCGCCGCGGGCAATCTGGACCTGTCCAGCCGGACCGAGGAACAGGCCAGCAGCCTGGAAGAGACCGCCAGTTCGATGGAGGAGATCACCGGCACCGTGCGCCAGACTGCCGACAGCGCCCGCATGGCCACCTCGCTGGCTGCGGACGCCGCCGAGACCGCGCGGCGTGGCGGCGAGGTGGTTGGCCGCGTGGTCGGCACGATGGGTGCGATCACCGAAAGCAGCCGCCGCATCGGCGACATCATCGGCACGATCGACGGCATTGCCTTCCAGACCAACATCCTCGCGCTGAATGCCGCCGTGGAGGCGGCCCGGGCGGGAGAGAACGGTCGAGGCTTTGCCGTGGTCGCCAGCGAGGTGCGCAGCCTGGCGCAACGCAGCGCCACGGCAGCCCGTGAGATCAAGGCACTGATCGCGGCCTCGGCGGCATCGGTGGAATCCGGCGGCCAGGAAGTGTCCGCCGCCGGCGACACGATGCGAGAGATCGTGGTGCAGATCGGCCGCGTCAATGAGTTGGTGACCGAGATCTCCGGGGCCTCGGTCGAGCAGAGCCGCGGCATCGAGCAGATCAATCAAGCCATCGCCCAGATGGACCAGGTGACCCAGCAGAACGCGGCCCTGGTGGAGGAAAGCGCCGCAGCGGCCGGCAGCCTGGAAAACCAGGCGAAATTGCTGGCGACGGCGGTCGCCTCGTTCAAGGTGTGA